The Candidatus Zixiibacteriota bacterium DNA segment CATCGCCATCTCCGTCCAAGTCGGCGGCAAAGACCGAACGCGGGCCATCCCCAACCCCAAGGCTGCCTGCTGGGTCAAAAACCCCTCCTCCTCTGTTCTTCAGCAATGAGACGTTGTCGCCATTGAAGTTGGCCACCGCCAAATCGGCATCGCCATCCCCGTCCAGATCGGCGGCAACGACCGACAAGGGGCCGGAGCCTGCCGGGTAGTTCACCGCCGCCGCAAATGTCCCATCCCCGTTGTTCTTCAGCATCGAGACGTTGTCGCTGAGGTAGTTGGCCACGACCAGGTCGGAATCGTCGTCTCCGTCCAGATCGGCGGCAAAGACCGAGATGGGTCCATCCCCGACCGCCTAGCTCGCTGCCGCCCCAAAGGTCCCATCTCCGTTGTTCCCCAACACCGAGACGATGTCACTCCAGAAATTGGCCACCGCCAGGTCGGCATCGTTATCCCCGTCCAGATCGGCCGCATAGACCGAGCGTGGGTAATTGCCGGCCGGGTAGTTCACCGCCGCCGCAAAAGTCCCGTCCCCATTGTTCTTCAGCACTGAAACGTTGTTGCTGTTGACATTGGCCACCACCAAGTCGACATCGTTATCCTCGTCCAGATCGGCGGCAGAGATCTCGGAGGGGTCATCCCCGGCCCCGTACTTCACCGCCGACGCAAAGGTTCCATCCCCGTTGTTCTTCAGGACCGAGACGCTGTCGCTGTAGTAATTGGCCACCGCCAAGTCGGCATCGTTGTCCCCGTCCAGATCGGCGGTAGAAACCGAGTGAGGGCGATCCCCGGCCGCGTAGTTCACCGCCGGCTGGAAACAGAACTCCTGCCCGTAAACTGGAGACACGACCAAGACCAGAACGCCGATCACCGACAAGACGGCGGGCACGAGCATTCTACTGCTGCGCATGGAACACCTCTTCGGTTGTGATACTGCGATTGGGTGGAGTATCAACCCCCGGCGCGCATCAACACGCGTCGGCGGAGGCATCTGGCGCATATATACATGCACCCGAAGTCGAAGATTGTCAACGGCAAAGAGACGCCGAATGGCAAGGGATAATATAGTAAAATAGTATTGTTTGTGGCGACATGTAGGGCATGCTTTTCCCCCCGTTCCGTAGGCAGCGTCCTCCCTTCGACTACGCTCAGGGCAAGCCGGACGCACCGTCAGGGGGCTCAAAGCCCCCTGTCCGCGAGATGTCACGGTTCGAGGACAGCGGGTTTTCAACCCGCTGATGGTGGGTGCAGAGCACCCACCCTACGATGGGGCTGAGCGGCAGAGTTTCAACAGGGCCTGGAAATCGGCGGGTGGATCGACGGTGAATTCGAGACGATTCCCGGAGATGGGATGATCGAGCGCCAGCGTGTGGGCGTGGAGGGCGGGACGGTCGATGGTCGCGAGCATGCGTTTGGCCAAGAGACGCAACTGCGGGTCGATCCCCTTCAAGTGGTGTTCACCGCCGCCGTAGTCGCTGTCGCCGACGAGCGGATGTCCGGCATTCGACAGGTGGACGCGGATCTGATGGGTTCGCCCGGTGCCGAGCGCCGCTTCGATCAAATCGGCGATGGCGAAGCGTTCCCGCAATGTTACGGTCGTCTCGGCATCCCGTCCCCGGGCGGTGACGGCCATGCGTTTGCGGTCGGACGATGAACGACCGACCGGTTTGTCGAAGATAATCTTCGACGTGCGCAGATGTCCCCAGCAGATCGCCCAATAGCGGCGGGAGAGCGTGCGCGACTTGATCTGTTCCGCCAGGTGTCGGTGTGCTGTTTCGGTGCGCGCGCAGACGATCAAGCCGGAGGTGCCTTTGTCGAGCCGGTGCACGATGCCGGGGCGCCCTGCTGAGGCACGGACCTCATCATCGGAGAAGCTCTCACGACCGAGTAGGGCATTGACCAGCGTGCCGGTGCGATGTCCGGCGGCGGGATGGACGACCATGCCCGCCGGCTTGTTGATCACGATGATCTGATCGTCTTCGTGGACGATTTCAAGGTGGATTGCCTCCGGCAGAGGCGGCGCCTCGGCATCGGGTAGGCGGATGAGCGTCACGTCCACTGTTTCGCCCGTAACCAGTCGATGATTGGCCTTGACCGGAGAACCGTTGACCAGAACGGCACCGGCTGCGCAGGCGCGCTGGATTTGCGCGCGCGAGAACTCGGGGAACCGCGACGCCAGCACGCGGTCGATGCGTCCGCCGTCGTCGTCGCTGGTCGCGGTGTGGCGGATGCGCGCGGGGTTCTTATCGCGGTCGGAGGTCATACCGGAGCAGTATACGACATGACCCGGCACCGCGAGCTATGCAATGCCCGGCGTCCGGCCGCCATGTCAAGTGGAGCCGGGTCCGTGGGTCGTGGCGGGAGAAGACAGCTCTCCCTGTGCGGGGCTCTCCGTCGCAGAGGGAATCGGGGCCTTGCCATACAGCACAGGATCCCGCCACAGGGAGAACATCAGGGCCAACACACCGATGGTCACGGCCGAATCGGCGACATTGAAGGTGGGCCAGCGGTCGAGGTTGTATCCGGGATGGTGCAGAATCCCGAGGTTGAATGAGGGGATCCGCAGATCGAAGAATTCCGCATCCAGGAAATCGATGACTTCGCCGCGCATCACACGGTCGATGAGATTGCCGATCGCCCCGCCCAAGATCAAAGACAATGCCCAGGCGGAGAGGCGCCGACTCACACCATGGCGCCACACATGGTGGATGATCCAGCCGATGATCAGCGCGGCCGAGACATAGTAGACAGCCGAGTGCCCCCAGCGCAGACCAAAGGCGCCGCCGGAATTGCGGATATAAGTGAGTCGGAGGGCATCGCCGATGATCGGGACCGATTGATAGAGGTCCATGGTCGTCATCACCAACCACTTGGTGATCTGGTCGGCGACGACGACGGCGATGGCCGTGATCCAGAGTGCCCGGGTGCCGTTCGGAGCAGGAGTAGAGGGCAGTTGCGCTGAGATTGACAAAGCAGGAATGAGGGGCCGGGGCCTTCCCGAAGGTTAACGATCCTCGCGGGCCTTGGCCCGTTCCTCTTTCTCTTTGCAGGCGATGCAGAGGCGGGCATGCGGGACCGCCTCCAGCCGGGCGACGGAGATGTCGCCGCCGCAGGACTGGCACTTGCCATAGGTCCCATCCGAAATCCGGCGCAGCGCTTCATCGATGTGATAGAGGAATCGGCCAGACTTGGAGGCGAAATAGAAGGACTTCTCGCGCTCCTCGGCGTCGGTGCCTTGGTCGGCCATATGGTAGGCATGGGTCGACAGATCGCCGGCGGCCTCGGTCGGAGTCGAGTCCATGGCGCTCTTGCGGAGGTGGTTGATGTCGCCCATCAACTCTGCCCGCTTGGCGAGCAGGAGCTCCTCGAATTTCTTCAGGTCGCGCTTGTTCACTGTCTTCTCCGGGTCGCGGTTTGCCTGCATCTGTCAGCCCCTATACGCCGCCGGGTGTGATCGTGATGGTCGCCGCTTCGCCATTGAGGTCGATCTTTTCCGCTGCCGCTACCACCGGCGTCCCCTCGCTGACCGTCAGCGCCACCGCCAGGGTTTCGTCCTTGATCTTATCGGCCCAGCACCTGATCCCTTCAGCCGCCAGCGGGGTGGTCTGGACGGCCAGGCGAATCCGGTCGGTGACCGCCAGCCCCATCTTCTTGCGCGCGTTCTGGACGCGGTTGATCAACTCGCGCGCGTATCCCTCGCTCAGTAGCCGGTCGTCCAGACAGGTGTCGATGGCGACCAAGAGCCGCCCATCGGACTCGACATGATATCCGGGACGGGGGCGGAAGTCTACCAGCAAATCCCCCGGCCCGAGCGTGACCGGGCCATCCGCCAGCACCACCTGCGCCGTCTGGTCCCGACGATATCGGTCGGCGGTCTCCGCATCCCAAGTCGCCAGCGCACTCTGGAGCGCTTTCATCCGGCTTCCCAGGCGCGATCCCAAGACCGGGAAATTCGGCTTGGCGGCGACTTCGGCAAGTTCAGCCGCGCTATTCCGGATGGTCACCCGCTTGACGTTGAGCTCGGCGGCGATCAGCGCGGTCGTCGGTGCCAGCGTCGCCTCGGTCCAATCGGTCGGCAGAACAACCGCTACCTCCGCGAGCGGCTGACGGGTCTTCAGACGGGCCTTGGCGCGCGCGGCGCGCCCCAGACCGACCACCCGCTGGGCGGCAGTCATACGTTCCTCCAGGCCCGTGTCCACGCCTGCTGGGTTGGCCACCGGGAAATCGGCCAAGTGGACCGAGGGTGGGAAACCGTTCGGTGGTTCAGGGCCGAGCAGCTCGCGGTATGAGAAGTCGGCGAAGAACGGTGCCGCCGGAGCCGCCAATTTCGACACGACCAAGAGCGAGCGGGCCAAGGTCGCAAAGGCATCGAGCTTATCCCCGGTCTGCCCGGAACCCCAGAAGCGGCGTCGGTTCAGGCGCACGTACCAGTTGGAGAGATCATCGACGACGAAGTCGGCGATCTGCCGGACGGCACGGGTCAGGTCGTATTCGTCGTAGGCCTGATCGACGGCGGCCGCGACGCTGGCCGTGCGGGACGTGATCCAACGGTCGAACTCGTTGGTGGATGCGGGCCGCGCCAGCACATCTGTCGTGTCGATTCCATCGATCCCGGCGTAGAGATGATAGAAGGCCAGCGTGTTCTTCCAGGTGTCGAAGAAGCGGTTGCGCACTTCGGTGACCGCGGCCTGATCGAAGCGTGTCGGCAGCCATGGCTGCGACGCCGACAGCAAGTACCAGCGTAGCGCATCGGCGCCATCGGCGGCGATGATCTCCCACGGGTCGACCACATTGCCCTTCGACTTGGACATCTTGCGTCCCTGCTTGTCGACGATGAACTCCATGACCAGGCAGTTGCGATAGCACTGCTGGTCGGTGAGCAGGGCGGCGATGGCATGCAGCGAGTAGAACCAGCCGCGGGTCTGGTCGACCGCCTCGCTGATGAAATCGGCCGGAAACAGCCGGTCGAAGCGGTCCTTGTTCTCGAATGGGTAATGCCACTGAGCAAATGGCATCGCCCCAGAGTCGAACCAGACATCGATCACTTCCGGGACACGGTGCATCTCACCGGCACATTTTGGACACGTCAGTGTGATGTCGTCAACATGCGGCTTGTGCAAGTCGAGCGGCTCGGGGAGATGAGAGCCGCGGGCTTTCAGATCCGCGACCGATTCGATGGCGGTCTTCTCGCCGCAGGGGCAGACCCAGATCGGCAGCGGCGTCCCCCAGAAACGTTCGCGCGACAGCGCCCAATCGACGTTGTTCTCCAACCACTCGCCGAATCGTCCCGCGCCGATCTCCGGCGGATGCCAGTGAATCTGACGGTTGAGCGCCAGGAGCCGGTCGCGGAATTGAGACGTACGGATATACCACGAACGGCGCGCATAGTACAGAAGCGGCGTGTCGCAACGCCAGCAGAATGGGTAGGTGTGCTCGATCGTCCCGGAGTCATACAGCCGCCCGGATGCCTTCAGGTCCTTGATAATCTGTTTGTCGGCGTCCTTGACGGACTGCCCGGCGTAAGGTGTGATCTTCTCCTCAAAGGTGCCATCGGCGCGCACCGGCTGGATCACCGGCAGGCCGCATTTGACTCCGAGATCGTAGTCATCGGCGCCGAATGCGGGCGCGATGTGCACGATCCCCGTCCCATCCTCGGTCGAGACGAAATCGGCGGCGAGAACAGTAAAGGCGGTCGGCTCCGGCGTGTCGGCGAAGTAGGGGAAGATCGGTTCGTACTTCTTGCCGACCAGGTCGCGGCCTTTGAAGCGCCTGGTGATCTCGAAGCCATCATGCAATACCGCCTGCGCGCGTGCCTCAGCGAGGATGAAGTGGCGTCCGGCCCTGTCGACCTGGACATAGTCGATGTCGGCGCCGACGGCGAGCGCGGCGTTGGAGATCAGCGTCCACGGCGTCGTGGTCCAGACCAGGAAGGCGACGCCGGGATCGTCGACCGATGGCATCGTGATCGTGATCGAGGGGTCTTTGACCGTGTCGTAGCCGAGCGCGACTTCGTGGCTGGAAAGACCGGTGCCGCAACGCGGGCAATACGGGACGATCTTGTGTCCTTCGTACAGCAGGTCGCGCTGGAAGAACTGCGCCAGAATCCACCAGACCGTCTCGATATAGTCGTTGGTCAAGGTCACATACGGATGTTCGAGATCGAGCCAGTAGCCGATGCGGCGCGTGAGGCGATCCCACTCTTCCTTATAGCGGAAGACCGACTCGCGGCATTGGGCGTTGAACTTGTCGACGCCGTATTCGAGAATCTTCTGCTTCGATTCGAGTCCCAGACGGCGTTCGACTTCGATCTCCACCGGCAGCCCATGCGTGTCCCACCCCGCCTTGCGGTCGACACGGAATCCCTTCATCGTGCGGTAGCGGCAGACGAGGTCCTTGATCGTACGCGAGATGACATGATGAATCCCCGGCTTGCCATTGGCGGTCGGCGGACCTTCGAAGAAGATGAAGGCGGGGGCATCCTTGCGGATCGCCAGCGAGCGCGCGAAGATCTCCTCGCGCTCCCAAAAAGCCAGGATTTGCTCTTCAATGTCGCCGTATGACGTGCGAGTTGAAGCGACATCAACGTCGGTGTCAGGTGTGGTGGTGGTGTTCATGTATTCGTGATCCGGTTGTCCCCCACCCCTTCGGCTTCGCTCAGGGCAAGCCCGGCCCTCCCCGCCCGCGGGGAGGGAGCCAAGCAGTCCGCCCCCCGTTGGCGGGGGGAGTCAGAGGGGGGCGGCTTACTTCATGATCCCTACAGCCATCCGGCCGCAAACAAAACGACGCCGGCCGATCGCCGACGTCTTCTCACAGACGCATCGCCGCGACCGGCTGTCCTACGGCCCGCTAATTCGGATGATGATGGTCGCGCGCTGCGGCATGGTCCAAGCCGGCCTCCGGGCCGCCAGAAATATATGTCGGCCGGTCGTGGCGAAGCAATAGGGGATCGCGCCCTGAAGCCCGCCGAGAACCGCCGTTCGCGGTTGCGGCTTCCGCCTGTCATCCCGAGTCCGCCCATGGCGGACGAGGGATCTGCTGTTCCTTCTGGTTCGCAACGGTGGGAAAAGCAGATCCCTCGCTCCGCACCGCCCTCCGGGCGGGGCTCCACTCGGGATGACATCGGGAGGGTGGCTTCGGGGACAAGGGGCTTAAGCCCCTTGTTTACCAAGGCCGTCCCGTAGGTCAGGAGCCCTGCGCTCCTGACGCCTTCAATCCGGCCGGCAAGGAAGTGTCAGGAGCACAGGGCTCCTGACCTACGAGTGGACAGTCAGACACCCTCCACTAGTATCATCTTCGTCCGGGCGGTCGCGTGGCGGATCTGCTTGGCGGGGCGATATGCCTCCGAGCCCCACCACGCCCTCGCCTGATCCGCGGTCGGGAACTCCAAGACGACGAGACGCCCGGGGTGCCAGTCTCCTTCGAGGGTCTCGACGTTGCCGCCACGGACCACATACCGTCCGCCATGCGCCGCCACCGTCGGCGCCGCGAGCTTCTTGTACTCCTCATAGCGAACCGGGTCGGTGACGTCGATGTCGACGATGACATAGGCGGCCACTGGCGTCTCCTTGTTGTTTTCGTTTGGGCACGGGTCTGAAGACCTGTGGCACAATCACGTCTAGGGCGGGCTCCGCCCGCCGGAATCAAATTTTCTTCACCAGCTCCCCGATCAGCCGCGAGAGCACCGGCTCGGCCTTGTTGGCGGTGGCGACGATTGTGTCCATGTCCATCGGGTGGAGGTTGTCGGGGAGGCCCATGTCGGTGACGATGGAGAAACCGGCGACACGGGTGCCCTGATGGCGGGCGACAATCACCTCCGGGACGGTCGACATGCCCACGACATCGGCGCCGATGATGCGCAGGAAACGGTACTCGGCGGCGGTCTCCAGATTCGGTCCCGCGACACCGACATAGACGCCTTTCCTGAGCGGAATCTTCAGATCGAGCGCCGCTTGCTCGGCCAAGCGCAAGAGGTCGGGGTCGTAGCATTGGTACATGTCGGGGAAGCGGGCGCCAAAGTCATCGAGGTTGGGGCCGATCAGGGGATTGCCGCCCAAGAGATTGATGTGGTCGGTGATCGCCATGATGTCGCCCGCCTGGAACAACGGATTGAGCCCGCCGCAGGCATTGGAGACGATCAGGATCTTCACGCCCAGTTGGCGCATGACACGCACCGGGAGCGTGATTTGCTGCACTGAATACCCTTCATAGTAATGGAACCGGCCCTGCATGGCGACCACCGATTTGCCGCCGAGCTTGCCAAACAAGAGCCGTCCGGCGTGCGATTCGACCGTCGAACGGGGGAAATGGG contains these protein-coding regions:
- a CDS encoding TraR/DksA C4-type zinc finger protein, with translation MNKRDLKKFEELLLAKRAELMGDINHLRKSAMDSTPTEAAGDLSTHAYHMADQGTDAEEREKSFYFASKSGRFLYHIDEALRRISDGTYGKCQSCGGDISVARLEAVPHARLCIACKEKEERAKAREDR
- the ileS gene encoding isoleucine--tRNA ligase codes for the protein MNTTTTPDTDVDVASTRTSYGDIEEQILAFWEREEIFARSLAIRKDAPAFIFFEGPPTANGKPGIHHVISRTIKDLVCRYRTMKGFRVDRKAGWDTHGLPVEIEVERRLGLESKQKILEYGVDKFNAQCRESVFRYKEEWDRLTRRIGYWLDLEHPYVTLTNDYIETVWWILAQFFQRDLLYEGHKIVPYCPRCGTGLSSHEVALGYDTVKDPSITITMPSVDDPGVAFLVWTTTPWTLISNAALAVGADIDYVQVDRAGRHFILAEARAQAVLHDGFEITRRFKGRDLVGKKYEPIFPYFADTPEPTAFTVLAADFVSTEDGTGIVHIAPAFGADDYDLGVKCGLPVIQPVRADGTFEEKITPYAGQSVKDADKQIIKDLKASGRLYDSGTIEHTYPFCWRCDTPLLYYARRSWYIRTSQFRDRLLALNRQIHWHPPEIGAGRFGEWLENNVDWALSRERFWGTPLPIWVCPCGEKTAIESVADLKARGSHLPEPLDLHKPHVDDITLTCPKCAGEMHRVPEVIDVWFDSGAMPFAQWHYPFENKDRFDRLFPADFISEAVDQTRGWFYSLHAIAALLTDQQCYRNCLVMEFIVDKQGRKMSKSKGNVVDPWEIIAADGADALRWYLLSASQPWLPTRFDQAAVTEVRNRFFDTWKNTLAFYHLYAGIDGIDTTDVLARPASTNEFDRWITSRTASVAAAVDQAYDEYDLTRAVRQIADFVVDDLSNWYVRLNRRRFWGSGQTGDKLDAFATLARSLLVVSKLAAPAAPFFADFSYRELLGPEPPNGFPPSVHLADFPVANPAGVDTGLEERMTAAQRVVGLGRAARAKARLKTRQPLAEVAVVLPTDWTEATLAPTTALIAAELNVKRVTIRNSAAELAEVAAKPNFPVLGSRLGSRMKALQSALATWDAETADRYRRDQTAQVVLADGPVTLGPGDLLVDFRPRPGYHVESDGRLLVAIDTCLDDRLLSEGYARELINRVQNARKKMGLAVTDRIRLAVQTTPLAAEGIRCWADKIKDETLAVALTVSEGTPVVAAAEKIDLNGEAATITITPGGV
- a CDS encoding purine-nucleoside phosphorylase; translation: MTDYRSQINEATAAIRKQTDARPTIGIILGTGLGQLGKGIDVEKTVDYESITHFPRSTVESHAGRLLFGKLGGKSVVAMQGRFHYYEGYSVQQITLPVRVMRQLGVKILIVSNACGGLNPLFQAGDIMAITDHINLLGGNPLIGPNLDDFGARFPDMYQCYDPDLLRLAEQAALDLKIPLRKGVYVGVAGPNLETAAEYRFLRIIGADVVGMSTVPEVIVARHQGTRVAGFSIVTDMGLPDNLHPMDMDTIVATANKAEPVLSRLIGELVKKI
- a CDS encoding VCBS repeat-containing protein, whose product is MRSSRMLVPAVLSVIGVLVLVVSPVYGQEFCFQPAVNYAAGDRPHSVSTADLDGDNDADLAVANYYSDSVSVLKNNGDGTFASAVKYGAGDDPSEISAADLDEDNDVDLVVANVNSNNVSVLKNNGDGTFAAAVNYPAGNYPRSVYAADLDGDNDADLAVANFWSDIVSVLGNNGDGTFGAAAS
- the lspA gene encoding signal peptidase II; its protein translation is MSISAQLPSTPAPNGTRALWITAIAVVVADQITKWLVMTTMDLYQSVPIIGDALRLTYIRNSGGAFGLRWGHSAVYYVSAALIIGWIIHHVWRHGVSRRLSAWALSLILGGAIGNLIDRVMRGEVIDFLDAEFFDLRIPSFNLGILHHPGYNLDRWPTFNVADSAVTIGVLALMFSLWRDPVLYGKAPIPSATESPAQGELSSPATTHGPGST
- a CDS encoding DUF1330 domain-containing protein; this translates as MAAYVIVDIDVTDPVRYEEYKKLAAPTVAAHGGRYVVRGGNVETLEGDWHPGRLVVLEFPTADQARAWWGSEAYRPAKQIRHATARTKMILVEGV
- a CDS encoding RluA family pseudouridine synthase, with product MTSDRDKNPARIRHTATSDDDGGRIDRVLASRFPEFSRAQIQRACAAGAVLVNGSPVKANHRLVTGETVDVTLIRLPDAEAPPLPEAIHLEIVHEDDQIIVINKPAGMVVHPAAGHRTGTLVNALLGRESFSDDEVRASAGRPGIVHRLDKGTSGLIVCARTETAHRHLAEQIKSRTLSRRYWAICWGHLRTSKIIFDKPVGRSSSDRKRMAVTARGRDAETTVTLRERFAIADLIEAALGTGRTHQIRVHLSNAGHPLVGDSDYGGGEHHLKGIDPQLRLLAKRMLATIDRPALHAHTLALDHPISGNRLEFTVDPPADFQALLKLCRSAPS